In Rouxiella sp. WC2420, the following proteins share a genomic window:
- a CDS encoding porin OmpC yields MMKRSVLAVAVSLIVVTTGANAVEIYNKDGNQLDLYGRVNGKHYFSDNKSNNGDGSYMRFGFKGQTKISDTLTGYGQWEYQNSLANSEGSDAQSGNKTRLGFAGLKFAKFGSLDYGRNYGVVYDAIGYTDMLPEYGGDSANTDNFMVGRSSSLATYRNKNFFGLVDGLHLALQYQAKNEATSSSSTSRPNSRSNGDGYGASLTYEDIGGTGIAAVIAGSRSDRTNAQSAAAIGGGSEASAWSAAVKYDANQIYLATMVEQTHKQTSITANGISGYANKTQIFEAVAQYQFLNGFRPSLGYVTNKAKDVEGVGDAYLYKYVSVGAYYYFNKNMYTYVDYKINTLSNSDSAKLGGNKKDVTTVSLTYRF; encoded by the coding sequence ATGATGAAGCGCAGTGTTTTGGCCGTAGCGGTCTCTTTAATTGTTGTAACCACTGGGGCGAATGCCGTAGAAATTTATAACAAAGATGGCAACCAGTTAGACCTGTATGGCCGCGTGAATGGCAAACATTATTTCAGCGACAATAAAAGCAATAATGGTGACGGTTCATACATGCGTTTCGGCTTTAAAGGCCAAACTAAAATTAGCGATACTTTGACGGGTTATGGCCAGTGGGAATATCAAAACAGCCTGGCTAACTCCGAAGGCTCGGACGCACAGAGCGGCAATAAAACCCGTCTCGGTTTCGCCGGTCTGAAATTTGCCAAGTTTGGTTCATTGGATTACGGCCGTAACTACGGCGTGGTTTACGATGCTATCGGTTACACTGACATGCTGCCAGAATACGGCGGTGACTCGGCTAACACGGATAACTTCATGGTCGGTCGTTCAAGCAGCCTGGCAACGTATCGTAACAAGAACTTCTTTGGCCTGGTTGACGGCTTGCACCTTGCCTTGCAGTACCAGGCAAAAAACGAAGCAACCAGCTCCAGCAGCACTTCCCGTCCTAACAGCCGCTCAAATGGCGACGGTTACGGCGCATCTCTGACTTACGAAGATATTGGCGGCACGGGTATTGCGGCAGTTATCGCCGGTTCACGTTCTGACCGCACCAATGCTCAGTCTGCGGCGGCCATCGGCGGTGGCAGCGAAGCTTCTGCATGGTCAGCGGCCGTTAAATACGACGCCAACCAGATTTATCTGGCCACCATGGTTGAACAAACTCACAAACAAACCAGCATCACCGCCAATGGTATCTCTGGTTATGCCAACAAAACGCAGATCTTTGAAGCCGTTGCCCAGTACCAGTTCCTGAACGGTTTCCGCCCATCGCTGGGTTATGTGACCAACAAAGCGAAAGACGTAGAGGGTGTGGGCGATGCTTACCTTTATAAATACGTTTCTGTAGGTGCTTACTACTACTTCAACAAAAACATGTACACCTACGTTGACTACAAAATCAACACTCTGAGCAACAGCGACAGCGCTAAACTGGGCGGCAACAAGAAAGACGTGACCACCGTTTCTCTGACCTACCGTTTCTAA
- a CDS encoding ester cyclase, giving the protein MSDNQEITNRLIKERIAVETIYQAFSLHNPDLIDEAVTPDWEDIPLAPGQAAGPEGLKPIIRGFIAAFPDVQIVIHDLLQVPGQIAVRAEITGTHKGIFMGIEPTGKFVSIRLHEFHQLNGERITSTWHLEDWFGLFMQLGQFPAVE; this is encoded by the coding sequence ATGTCAGATAATCAAGAGATAACAAATCGTCTCATAAAAGAGCGCATCGCAGTTGAAACCATTTATCAGGCCTTCAGCCTGCATAATCCCGACTTGATTGATGAAGCCGTGACGCCGGACTGGGAGGACATTCCCCTTGCTCCCGGCCAGGCTGCGGGCCCGGAAGGACTCAAGCCAATTATTAGAGGGTTTATTGCTGCCTTCCCGGATGTACAAATCGTCATTCACGATTTGCTACAGGTGCCGGGGCAGATTGCAGTTCGTGCTGAAATTACCGGTACGCACAAAGGGATTTTCATGGGGATTGAGCCGACCGGTAAATTTGTCAGCATTCGGTTGCATGAGTTCCATCAATTGAACGGTGAGCGAATCACTTCAACCTGGCATCTGGAGGACTGGTTTGGTCTATTTATGCAGTTAGGCCAGTTTCCTGCAGTTGAATAA